From a region of the Pseudoxanthomonas sp. X-1 genome:
- the carB gene encoding carbamoyl-phosphate synthase large subunit — protein sequence MPKRTDLKTILIIGAGPIVIGQACEFDYSGAQACKALRDEGYRVVLVNSNPATIMTDPEMADAVYIEPINWQTVEKIIAKERPDALLPTMGGQTALNCALDLADQGVLEKYGVELIGAKRDAIRMAEDRELFRVAMGEIGLECPKAEVARSFEQAVEIQAKVGYPTIIRPSFTLGGSGGGIAYNKEEFEEIIKRGLELSPVHEVLVEESVLGWKEFEMEVVRDTADNCIIVCSIENLDPMGVHTGDSITVAPAQTLTDKEYQRLRDASIAVLRKIGVDTGGSNVQFGISPTTGRVVVIEMNPRVSRSSALASKATGFPIAKVAAKLAVGYTLDELKNEITGGLTPASFEPSIDYVVTKIPRFAFEKFPQADARLTTQMKSVGEVMAMGRTFQESVQKALRGLETGKVGFDPTGLDLTSEDDLATLRRELKAPGPERLFYVGDAFRAGMSVDDIYALSFIDPWFLDQIEEIIAEEQRVAAEGLGSLDKARMRKLKRTGFSDARLAQLAGTDEGAVRVLRKALGVKPVYKRVDSCAAEFATSTAYLYSTYEDECEAQPTQRDKIMILGGGPNRIGQGIEFDYCCVHAALALREDGFETIMVNCNPETVSTDYDTSDRLYFEPLTLEDVLAIVELEQPKGVIVQYGGQTPLKLARALEANGVPVIGTSPDSIDLAEDRERFQQLVDKLGLKQPPNRIARNDQEALLLAREIGYPLVVRPSYVLGGRAMEIVYGESDLARYVRDAVKVSNDSPVLLDRFLDNAVECDVDIIADKDGQVLIGGVMEHIEEAGVHSGDSSCSLPPYSLSAQTQAELRRQVVELAKALNVVGLMNTQFAIQTGDDGQDVVYLLEVNPRASRTVPFVSKATGVALAKIAARCMAGKTLAEQGATVEVVPDYYSVKEAIFPFAKFQGVDPILGPEMRSTGEVMGVGRSFGAAMARAQEAGGIKAPQPGKAFVSVRDPDKQRVLPVAQALVERGFTLVATVGTAQWLREHGFECAQVNKVTDGRPHIVDLIKNGEIVYIVNTTEGRRAISDSFSIRREALQQRVTYSTTIAGARALVNSLEFRGTGPVLALQELHKELQA from the coding sequence ATGCCAAAGCGCACCGACCTCAAGACCATCCTCATCATCGGCGCCGGCCCGATCGTCATCGGCCAGGCCTGCGAGTTCGACTACTCCGGCGCACAGGCCTGCAAGGCGCTGCGCGACGAGGGCTACCGCGTGGTGCTGGTCAACTCCAACCCGGCCACGATCATGACCGACCCGGAGATGGCCGACGCGGTCTACATCGAGCCGATCAACTGGCAGACGGTCGAGAAGATCATCGCCAAGGAGCGCCCAGACGCGCTGCTGCCGACCATGGGTGGCCAGACCGCGCTCAACTGCGCGCTGGACCTGGCCGACCAGGGCGTGCTGGAGAAGTACGGCGTCGAGCTGATCGGCGCCAAGCGCGATGCGATCCGCATGGCCGAGGACCGCGAGCTGTTCCGCGTGGCCATGGGCGAGATCGGCCTGGAATGCCCCAAGGCCGAGGTGGCGCGCAGCTTCGAGCAGGCCGTCGAGATCCAGGCCAAGGTCGGCTACCCGACCATCATCCGCCCGTCCTTCACCCTGGGTGGCAGTGGTGGTGGCATCGCCTACAACAAGGAAGAGTTCGAGGAGATCATCAAGCGCGGCCTGGAACTCTCGCCGGTGCACGAAGTGCTGGTGGAAGAGTCGGTGCTGGGCTGGAAGGAGTTCGAGATGGAAGTGGTCCGCGACACCGCGGACAACTGCATCATCGTCTGCTCGATCGAGAACCTGGACCCGATGGGCGTGCACACCGGCGACTCGATCACCGTCGCCCCGGCCCAGACCCTGACCGACAAGGAATACCAGCGCCTGCGCGATGCCTCCATCGCGGTGCTGCGCAAGATCGGCGTGGACACCGGCGGTTCGAACGTGCAGTTCGGCATCAGCCCGACCACCGGCCGGGTGGTGGTGATCGAGATGAACCCGCGCGTGTCGCGCTCCTCGGCGCTGGCCTCCAAGGCCACCGGCTTCCCGATCGCCAAGGTCGCCGCCAAGCTGGCGGTGGGCTACACGCTGGACGAGCTGAAGAACGAGATCACCGGCGGCCTGACCCCGGCCTCGTTCGAGCCCTCGATCGACTACGTGGTCACCAAGATCCCGCGCTTCGCCTTCGAGAAGTTCCCGCAGGCCGATGCGCGGCTGACCACGCAGATGAAGTCGGTGGGCGAGGTGATGGCCATGGGCCGCACCTTCCAGGAATCGGTGCAGAAGGCGCTGCGCGGCCTGGAGACCGGCAAGGTCGGCTTCGACCCCACCGGCCTGGACCTGACCAGCGAGGACGACCTGGCCACGCTGCGCCGCGAGCTGAAGGCGCCGGGCCCCGAGCGCCTGTTCTACGTCGGCGATGCGTTCCGCGCCGGCATGAGCGTGGACGACATCTACGCGCTGTCCTTCATCGATCCGTGGTTCCTGGACCAGATCGAGGAGATCATCGCCGAGGAACAGCGTGTGGCCGCCGAAGGCCTGGGCTCGCTGGACAAGGCGCGCATGCGCAAGCTCAAGCGCACCGGTTTCTCCGATGCGCGCCTGGCCCAGCTGGCCGGCACCGACGAGGGCGCCGTGCGCGTGCTGCGCAAGGCGCTGGGCGTCAAGCCGGTCTACAAGCGCGTGGACTCGTGCGCGGCCGAATTCGCCACCAGCACCGCCTACCTGTACTCGACCTACGAGGACGAGTGCGAGGCGCAGCCGACCCAGCGCGACAAGATCATGATCCTGGGCGGCGGCCCCAACCGCATCGGCCAGGGCATCGAGTTCGACTACTGCTGCGTGCACGCGGCGCTGGCGCTGCGCGAGGACGGGTTCGAGACCATCATGGTCAACTGCAACCCGGAGACCGTCTCGACCGACTACGACACCTCCGATCGCCTGTACTTCGAGCCGCTGACGCTGGAAGACGTGCTGGCCATCGTCGAGCTGGAGCAGCCCAAGGGCGTGATCGTCCAGTACGGCGGCCAGACCCCGCTGAAGCTGGCGCGTGCGCTGGAAGCCAACGGCGTGCCGGTGATCGGCACCTCGCCCGATTCGATCGACCTGGCCGAAGACCGCGAGCGTTTCCAGCAGCTGGTCGACAAGCTCGGCCTGAAGCAGCCGCCCAACCGCATCGCCCGCAACGACCAGGAAGCGCTGCTGCTGGCGCGCGAGATCGGCTATCCGCTGGTGGTGCGCCCGAGCTACGTGCTCGGCGGCCGCGCCATGGAGATCGTCTATGGCGAGTCGGACCTGGCGCGCTATGTGCGCGATGCGGTCAAGGTGTCCAACGATTCGCCGGTGCTGCTGGACCGCTTCCTGGACAACGCGGTCGAGTGCGACGTGGACATCATCGCCGACAAGGACGGCCAGGTCCTGATCGGCGGCGTGATGGAGCACATCGAGGAGGCCGGCGTGCACTCGGGCGACTCCTCGTGCTCGCTGCCGCCGTACTCGCTCTCCGCCCAGACCCAGGCCGAGCTGCGCCGCCAGGTGGTGGAGCTGGCCAAGGCCCTGAACGTGGTGGGCCTGATGAACACCCAGTTCGCCATCCAGACCGGCGACGACGGCCAGGACGTGGTCTACCTGCTGGAAGTCAATCCGCGCGCCTCGCGCACGGTGCCGTTCGTGTCCAAGGCCACCGGCGTGGCGCTGGCCAAGATCGCCGCGCGCTGCATGGCCGGCAAGACGCTGGCCGAGCAGGGCGCCACGGTGGAAGTCGTGCCGGACTACTACTCGGTGAAGGAGGCGATCTTCCCGTTCGCCAAGTTCCAGGGCGTCGATCCGATCCTGGGGCCGGAGATGCGTTCGACCGGCGAGGTGATGGGCGTGGGCCGCAGCTTCGGCGCGGCGATGGCGCGCGCGCAGGAGGCCGGCGGCATCAAGGCCCCGCAGCCGGGCAAGGCCTTCGTCTCGGTGCGCGACCCCGACAAGCAGCGCGTGCTGCCGGTGGCGCAGGCGCTGGTCGAGCGTGGGTTCACGCTGGTGGCCACGGTCGGTACGGCACAATGGCTGCGCGAGCACGGCTTCGAATGCGCGCAGGTCAACAAGGTGACCGACGGCCGCCCGCACATCGTGGACCTGATCAAGAATGGCGAGATCGTCTACATCGTCAACACGACCGAAGGCCGCCGCGCGATTTCCGACTCGTTCTCCATCCGTCGTGAGGCGCTGCAGCAGCGCGTCACTTATTCGACCACCATCGCCGGCGCGCGCGCGCTGGTGAATTCGCTGGAGTTCCGCGGCACCGGCCCCGTGCTGGCGCTGCAGGAGCTGCACAAGGAGTTGCAAGCATGA
- the greA gene encoding transcription elongation factor GreA encodes MRAPITKQGAQRLRDELDHLKSVKRPEVIAAIAEARAHGDLKENAEYHAAREQQGFIEGRINQLESELSTAEVIDVAALNAGTRVVFGATVVLADVDTDEEKKYQIVGDLEADIKQSLIAISSPIARALIGKNEGDSVTIQAPAGEHEYEIVSVSYGA; translated from the coding sequence ATGAGAGCCCCCATCACCAAGCAGGGCGCCCAGCGCCTGCGTGACGAGCTCGACCACCTCAAGTCGGTCAAGCGTCCGGAAGTGATCGCCGCCATCGCCGAGGCGCGTGCGCATGGCGACCTGAAGGAGAACGCCGAGTACCACGCCGCCCGCGAGCAGCAGGGCTTCATCGAAGGCCGCATCAACCAGCTGGAGAGCGAGCTGTCCACCGCCGAGGTGATCGACGTGGCCGCGCTCAACGCCGGGACGCGCGTGGTGTTCGGCGCCACCGTGGTGCTGGCCGACGTCGACACCGACGAGGAGAAGAAGTACCAGATCGTCGGCGACCTGGAGGCGGACATCAAGCAGTCGCTGATCGCCATTTCCTCGCCGATCGCACGCGCGCTGATCGGCAAGAACGAAGGCGACAGCGTCACCATCCAGGCGCCCGCGGGCGAGCACGAGTACGAGATCGTCAGCGTCTCCTACGGCGCCTGA
- a CDS encoding phosphoglycerate mutase, protein MASATLLLPARAQLAGELPEPAGKALARADRDQGEAGERAQLRRHFRLVPDHWPVAALTRQLDAGDAAQARWLRADPAFLAPDMTGARLLAHGPALGLEQADVDALLPALKPLFGDAGFLLDAPTPARWYLRLLSDTPLPEFAAPEQVLGDDLFGHLPHGDAGRRWRALFTEAQVLLHQHPWNAQRIAQGKPAVNALWFWGPGVLPQTVSTSYRQVRSRDELLQALARQAGVAEAIEQGVDALVDLRHLKSPAMFTEQVLAPLLAELRRGELARVVLDFQDGARFTLTAAQRWRLLRRALKRLDA, encoded by the coding sequence ATGGCGTCGGCGACCTTGCTGCTGCCGGCGCGCGCCCAGCTCGCCGGCGAACTGCCGGAACCGGCCGGCAAGGCCCTGGCGCGTGCCGACCGCGACCAGGGCGAGGCGGGCGAGCGCGCCCAGCTGCGCCGCCATTTCCGCCTGGTCCCCGATCACTGGCCGGTCGCGGCGCTCACCCGGCAGCTCGACGCCGGCGATGCCGCCCAGGCGCGCTGGCTGCGCGCCGACCCCGCCTTTCTGGCCCCCGACATGACCGGCGCACGGCTGCTGGCGCACGGGCCTGCGCTGGGCCTGGAACAGGCCGATGTCGATGCACTGCTGCCGGCGCTCAAGCCGCTGTTCGGCGATGCCGGTTTCCTGCTGGACGCGCCGACGCCGGCGCGCTGGTATCTGCGCCTGCTGAGCGACACGCCGCTGCCGGAGTTCGCCGCGCCCGAGCAGGTGCTGGGCGACGACCTGTTCGGCCATCTGCCGCATGGCGATGCCGGGCGCCGCTGGCGCGCCCTGTTCACCGAGGCCCAGGTGCTGCTGCACCAGCATCCCTGGAACGCGCAGCGCATCGCCCAGGGCAAGCCGGCGGTCAACGCGCTGTGGTTCTGGGGCCCGGGCGTGCTGCCGCAGACGGTGAGCACCTCGTACCGTCAGGTCCGCAGCCGTGACGAACTGCTGCAGGCGCTGGCACGCCAGGCAGGCGTGGCCGAGGCGATCGAACAGGGCGTCGATGCGCTGGTCGACCTGCGCCACCTCAAGTCGCCGGCGATGTTCACCGAGCAGGTGCTGGCGCCACTGCTGGCCGAACTGCGCCGCGGCGAGCTGGCGCGCGTGGTGCTGGATTTCCAGGACGGGGCGCGCTTCACGCTGACCGCCGCGCAGCGCTGGCGCCTGCTGCGCCGTGCCTTGAAGCGCCTGGACGCATGA
- the recJ gene encoding single-stranded-DNA-specific exonuclease RecJ: protein MRPATRITRRSLVEGGPWSSAVPPLLQRIYAGRGAGDEAGARPRLAQLHPPHLLSGMDAAVTLLAEAIAQDRHIVVVGDFDCDGATACAVAVRGLILLGARHVTPAVPNRVTHGYGLSPSLVSELAALKPDLLVTVDHGIACHAGIAQARALGWQVLVTDHHLPGAALPPAHAIVNPNLAGDGFPSKALAGVGVMFYVLLALRRRLYGDHPSSESRAGADREHQTADLHGRGPPKNRPDLTALLDLVAVGTIADLVPLDANNRALVAAGLRRLRAGQGCAGLRALIEVCGRRAETLSAADVGFAVAPRLNAAGRLEDMALGIACLLCDEDGPAREMAGVLHAINAERRGVQQQMTDAAEAALSKVATLDGEVPIAVCLFDADWHPGVVGLVASKMKDRVHRPVIAFAPAEPGSDALRGSARSIPGFHIRDALAAVDARQPGLIQKFGGHAMAAGLSLERAQLPAFEAAFRAHAAATLDAALLQAELLSDGELLPHEFDRAHAEALRDGGPWGQGFAEPLFDGVFEVIDWRPIGERHRKLVLRCPQRPRPLDAIHFNGLTPEPPAPRLHIAYRLAPDDYRGGDAIQLIVEHCVPA from the coding sequence ATGAGGCCGGCCACCCGCATCACCCGCCGCAGCCTCGTCGAGGGCGGACCGTGGTCCAGCGCGGTGCCGCCGCTGCTGCAGCGGATCTACGCCGGGCGCGGCGCCGGCGACGAGGCAGGCGCGCGCCCGCGCCTGGCGCAGCTGCATCCGCCGCACCTGCTCAGCGGCATGGACGCGGCGGTGACGCTGCTGGCCGAGGCCATCGCGCAGGACCGGCACATCGTCGTGGTCGGCGACTTCGACTGCGATGGCGCCACCGCCTGCGCGGTCGCCGTGCGCGGGCTGATCCTGCTCGGCGCGCGCCACGTCACCCCCGCGGTGCCCAACCGCGTGACCCACGGCTACGGACTATCGCCTTCGCTGGTGTCCGAACTGGCCGCGCTCAAACCGGACCTGCTGGTCACCGTCGACCACGGCATCGCCTGCCATGCCGGCATCGCACAGGCGCGCGCGCTGGGCTGGCAGGTGCTGGTCACCGATCACCATCTGCCCGGCGCCGCGCTGCCGCCCGCGCACGCCATCGTCAATCCCAACCTGGCCGGCGACGGCTTCCCGAGCAAGGCACTGGCCGGGGTCGGGGTGATGTTCTACGTGCTGCTGGCGCTGCGCCGCAGGCTTTATGGCGATCATCCTTCGAGCGAGTCGAGGGCAGGCGCTGATCGCGAGCATCAGACGGCGGACCTCCATGGCCGCGGTCCTCCGAAAAACCGGCCCGATCTGACTGCACTGCTCGACCTGGTCGCCGTCGGCACCATCGCCGACCTGGTGCCTCTGGATGCCAACAACCGTGCGCTGGTCGCCGCCGGCCTGCGCCGGCTGCGGGCGGGGCAGGGCTGCGCCGGCCTGCGGGCGCTGATCGAGGTCTGCGGCCGCCGCGCCGAGACGCTCAGCGCCGCTGATGTCGGCTTCGCCGTCGCACCGCGTCTGAACGCCGCCGGCCGGCTGGAGGACATGGCGCTGGGCATCGCCTGTTTGCTGTGCGACGAGGACGGCCCGGCGCGCGAGATGGCCGGCGTGCTGCACGCGATCAACGCCGAACGCCGCGGCGTGCAGCAGCAGATGACCGATGCGGCCGAGGCCGCGCTGTCCAAGGTCGCCACACTCGATGGCGAGGTGCCGATCGCGGTGTGCCTGTTCGATGCCGACTGGCATCCGGGCGTGGTCGGCCTGGTCGCCTCGAAGATGAAGGATCGCGTACATCGCCCGGTGATCGCCTTCGCCCCGGCCGAGCCCGGCAGCGACGCGCTACGCGGGTCGGCGCGCTCGATCCCCGGCTTCCATATCCGCGATGCGCTGGCCGCGGTCGATGCCCGGCAGCCGGGACTGATCCAGAAGTTCGGCGGTCACGCGATGGCCGCCGGCCTGAGCCTCGAACGGGCCCAGCTGCCCGCGTTCGAGGCCGCCTTCCGCGCGCATGCCGCCGCCACGCTGGACGCCGCGCTGCTGCAGGCCGAACTGCTCAGCGACGGCGAACTGCTGCCGCACGAGTTCGACCGCGCCCACGCCGAGGCCCTGCGGGACGGCGGGCCCTGGGGGCAGGGCTTCGCCGAGCCGCTGTTCGACGGTGTGTTCGAGGTGATCGACTGGCGCCCGATCGGTGAGCGCCATCGCAAGCTGGTGCTGCGCTGCCCGCAGCGTCCCAGGCCGCTGGACGCCATCCACTTCAACGGCCTTACCCCCGAACCGCCCGCGCCCCGGCTGCACATCGCCTACCGCCTGGCGCCCGACGACTACCGCGGCGGCGACGCGATCCAGCTGATCGTCGAGCACTGCGTTCCGGCCTGA
- a CDS encoding DUF1176 domain-containing protein — protein sequence MRFWSLTILLAIAAGTLAAEVPGGISFEHQDWMLACDNTRTCRAAGYQADQGDRLPVSVLLTRKAGAGTRVDAQLMLGQYDGDADLPRHLRLRIDGTDLGALPLDGGSATLSASQTSALLAALRRDSDIVAVGDNGKRWTLSDQGASAILLKMDEFQGRLGTPGALVRKGDRSESRVLPPVPMPTVVLAPLPPTKSGDIALAKSPALRTALQAASGADDCDALSPEPSPMLGDERQALRVTRLNQDKLLVSTLCWRAAYNEGFGYWVIHDRAPYEPTLVTTLGTDDEDGRTIRSALKDRGLGDCWSTASWGWNGDAFVKTSEASNGLCRLVAAGGAWEMPTIVTNVKPQRGTLSERLRRAR from the coding sequence ATGCGTTTCTGGTCTTTGACGATCCTCCTGGCGATCGCCGCAGGCACCTTGGCCGCAGAGGTGCCAGGCGGAATCAGCTTCGAGCATCAGGACTGGATGCTTGCCTGCGACAACACCCGCACCTGTCGTGCCGCCGGCTATCAGGCCGACCAGGGCGACCGCCTACCGGTGTCGGTGCTGCTGACGCGCAAGGCCGGCGCCGGCACGCGGGTCGATGCGCAGCTGATGCTGGGACAATACGATGGCGATGCCGACCTGCCGCGCCACCTGCGTCTGCGGATCGACGGCACCGACCTGGGCGCGCTTCCGCTGGACGGTGGCAGCGCCACGCTCTCGGCCTCCCAGACCAGCGCCTTGCTCGCGGCGCTGCGACGCGACAGCGACATCGTCGCCGTGGGCGACAACGGAAAGCGCTGGACGCTGTCCGATCAGGGCGCATCCGCGATCCTGTTGAAGATGGACGAGTTCCAGGGTCGACTGGGCACGCCCGGCGCACTGGTCCGCAAGGGCGATCGCAGCGAAAGCCGTGTGCTGCCGCCCGTGCCGATGCCGACCGTGGTGCTGGCGCCCCTGCCGCCAACGAAGTCCGGCGACATCGCGCTGGCGAAATCGCCGGCCTTGCGCACCGCGCTGCAAGCGGCGTCCGGTGCAGACGACTGCGACGCGCTCAGTCCGGAGCCAAGCCCGATGCTTGGCGACGAACGGCAGGCGCTGCGGGTGACCCGGCTCAACCAGGACAAGCTGCTGGTATCGACGCTTTGCTGGCGCGCGGCCTACAACGAAGGTTTCGGCTACTGGGTGATCCATGATCGCGCGCCCTACGAGCCCACCTTGGTCACCACCCTCGGAACGGACGATGAAGACGGCCGCACGATCCGTTCAGCCCTGAAGGACCGCGGGCTGGGCGATTGCTGGTCGACCGCTTCCTGGGGCTGGAACGGCGACGCATTCGTGAAGACCAGCGAGGCCAGCAACGGCCTGTGCCGACTGGTCGCCGCTGGCGGCGCGTGGGAAATGCCGACCATCGTGACCAACGTCAAACCTCAGCGGGGAACGCTGTCCGAGCGGCTTCGACGTGCTCGATGA
- a CDS encoding glycosyltransferase family 39 protein, whose protein sequence is MTTSLSAPFSDTAAPASARSDRSGMALLLALALVRFLVHLWLNGAYGFHRDELQVLDDARHLDWGYVPYPPLVPWLARLELAVFGTWLPGFRVVAALSQCGAMVLAGMIARELGGRRFAQVCAALATACMPFGLVNSSILMYCGPDLLWAVAAAWLVLRLAKGGDLRLWLALGAVFGLGLMTRYTIVYWAIGLAAGVLAGPMRAQLRTRWPWLGVGVAFAIFLPNLVWQVRHDFIYLDFVAHIHARDVAIGRTDLFFPEQLYANASLLTLPVWLAGLGFVTLAGSMRRYRVLAWMYAVPLLLFALSRGRGYYMAPGYPMLLAAGYVAIERWCASMPAGRARGLRIAVGALLAVGLPLGAALHLPIAPINSPLWHLNQRLHGDYAEQVGWQELAQRVASIYHALPEAERARTAILANNYGEAGAMALYGPALGLPPVISRTNSAWYRGYGNPPPGVIIELGNTAEDQRGSVARCTSHGVFRNREGVANEESANDYAIFVCRDIPPIWPQIWGSKPRFG, encoded by the coding sequence ATGACCACGTCCCTGTCTGCGCCCTTCTCCGACACCGCCGCCCCGGCCAGCGCACGGAGCGACCGCTCCGGCATGGCCCTGCTGCTCGCCCTGGCGCTCGTGCGCTTCCTCGTCCATCTGTGGCTCAACGGCGCCTACGGCTTCCATCGGGACGAACTGCAGGTGCTGGACGACGCCCGGCATCTGGATTGGGGCTATGTGCCCTACCCGCCGCTGGTGCCATGGCTGGCGCGGCTGGAGCTGGCCGTGTTCGGGACATGGCTCCCCGGCTTCCGCGTGGTCGCCGCGCTGTCCCAGTGCGGCGCCATGGTGCTGGCCGGGATGATCGCCCGGGAGCTCGGCGGCCGGCGCTTCGCCCAGGTCTGCGCCGCGCTCGCCACCGCGTGCATGCCCTTCGGCCTGGTCAACAGCAGCATCCTCATGTACTGCGGTCCTGACCTGCTGTGGGCGGTGGCGGCCGCGTGGCTGGTGCTGCGGCTGGCCAAGGGCGGCGATCTGCGCCTGTGGCTGGCGCTCGGCGCGGTCTTCGGCCTCGGCCTGATGACGCGCTACACCATCGTGTACTGGGCCATCGGCCTGGCCGCGGGCGTGCTGGCCGGACCGATGCGCGCGCAGCTGCGCACGCGCTGGCCCTGGCTGGGGGTGGGCGTGGCGTTCGCGATCTTCCTGCCCAACCTGGTCTGGCAGGTGCGGCACGACTTCATCTATCTGGACTTCGTCGCTCATATCCATGCGCGCGATGTGGCCATCGGCCGCACGGACCTGTTCTTCCCCGAGCAGCTGTACGCCAATGCGAGCCTGCTGACCCTGCCGGTCTGGCTGGCGGGACTGGGGTTCGTGACGCTGGCCGGTTCGATGCGCCGTTACCGCGTGCTGGCCTGGATGTATGCGGTGCCGCTGCTGCTGTTCGCGCTCTCGCGTGGGCGTGGCTACTACATGGCGCCCGGCTACCCCATGCTGCTGGCGGCCGGCTATGTGGCCATCGAGCGCTGGTGCGCCTCCATGCCGGCGGGCCGCGCGCGCGGACTTCGCATCGCGGTGGGTGCGCTGCTGGCGGTCGGCCTGCCGCTGGGCGCGGCGCTGCACCTGCCGATCGCGCCGATCAACTCGCCGCTCTGGCATCTGAACCAGCGCCTGCACGGCGACTACGCCGAGCAGGTGGGCTGGCAGGAGCTCGCCCAGCGCGTGGCCTCGATCTACCACGCCTTGCCCGAGGCCGAGCGGGCCCGCACCGCCATCCTGGCCAACAACTACGGCGAAGCCGGCGCCATGGCGCTGTACGGTCCGGCGCTCGGCCTGCCGCCGGTGATCAGCCGGACCAACTCGGCCTGGTATCGCGGCTATGGCAATCCGCCGCCTGGCGTGATCATCGAACTGGGCAACACTGCCGAGGACCAGCGCGGCAGCGTCGCCAGGTGCACCTCGCACGGCGTCTTCCGCAACCGCGAGGGGGTGGCCAACGAGGAATCGGCGAACGATTACGCGATCTTCGTCTGCCGCGACATCCCACCGATCTGGCCGCAGATCTGGGGCAGCAAGCCTCGCTTCGGTTGA
- a CDS encoding LytTR family DNA-binding domain-containing protein has translation MPAPAPTAYERFLPWKRWFEIGFWGLNAVVGAIFSSVTVVMDIHKVGLHFADWEPVVWECSSHLMWLAMVWPIAWFTRRYPFHWDTWRRQLPRHLLFSVAVSVMHVSGMVGLRMLAYRWMGSHYDFGDWPKGLFYEYLKDVRGYFWCVLLIELYRLAMRRLQGEASLLAPPDEGQPLESVDRPERFLVRKLGRDFLVATDEVEWIRAAGNYVNLRVRGHDYPLRSTMTEIAARLDPDRFARIQRSYIVNLAQVASIEPIDGGEARIHLKDGTTLPCSRTYRAALREKLGVGEA, from the coding sequence ATGCCTGCACCCGCACCGACCGCCTACGAACGCTTCCTGCCGTGGAAGCGCTGGTTCGAGATCGGCTTCTGGGGACTCAACGCGGTGGTGGGCGCGATCTTCAGCAGCGTCACCGTGGTCATGGACATCCACAAGGTCGGGCTGCATTTCGCCGACTGGGAGCCGGTGGTCTGGGAGTGCTCGAGCCATCTGATGTGGCTGGCGATGGTCTGGCCGATCGCCTGGTTCACCCGCCGCTATCCGTTCCACTGGGACACCTGGCGCCGGCAGCTGCCGCGGCATCTGCTGTTCAGCGTGGCGGTCTCGGTCATGCACGTGTCGGGCATGGTCGGCCTGCGCATGCTGGCCTACCGCTGGATGGGGAGCCACTACGATTTCGGCGACTGGCCCAAGGGCCTGTTCTACGAGTACCTCAAGGACGTGCGCGGCTACTTCTGGTGCGTCCTGCTGATCGAGCTCTACCGCCTGGCCATGCGCCGCCTGCAGGGCGAGGCCAGCCTGCTGGCCCCGCCCGACGAGGGCCAGCCGCTGGAGTCGGTGGACCGGCCGGAGCGCTTCCTGGTGCGCAAGCTCGGGCGCGACTTCCTGGTCGCCACCGATGAGGTCGAATGGATCCGCGCGGCGGGCAACTACGTCAACCTGCGCGTGCGCGGCCACGACTACCCGCTGCGCAGCACCATGACCGAGATCGCCGCCAGGCTGGACCCGGACCGCTTCGCGCGCATCCAGCGCAGCTATATCGTCAACCTGGCCCAGGTGGCCTCGATCGAACCCATCGACGGGGGCGAGGCCCGCATCCACCTGAAGGACGGCACCACGCTGCCGTGCAGCCGTACCTATCGCGCCGCGCTGCGCGAGAAGCTGGGCGTGGGCGAGGCCTGA
- a CDS encoding DUF1244 domain-containing protein — translation MTDTTHLEAAAFRRLLQHLNVERPDVQNIDLMILAGFCRNCLSDWYREAAEAAGTPMSKDQAREAVYGMPFAEWKARHQPEATAEQLAAFEAARKRHG, via the coding sequence ATGACCGACACCACGCACCTCGAGGCCGCCGCCTTCCGACGCCTGCTGCAGCATCTCAACGTCGAACGGCCGGACGTGCAGAACATCGATCTGATGATCCTGGCCGGCTTCTGCCGCAACTGCCTGTCGGACTGGTACCGCGAAGCGGCCGAGGCCGCCGGCACGCCGATGAGCAAGGACCAGGCCCGCGAGGCGGTCTACGGCATGCCCTTCGCCGAGTGGAAGGCCCGGCACCAGCCCGAGGCCACCGCCGAGCAGCTGGCCGCGTTCGAGGCGGCGCGCAAGCGGCACGGCTGA